The DNA segment atggtgttgtgatggtgatggtggtgggtgaagtgtgagagaggtggtgtgccaagggatggtttgcaaatgagccaagcacccctatttatagcgaacagcagctcgggcacggccccgtgtccatccttcttctctttcttcattaattgcagtttgtctgcattagttgaccacgcccccatgtccgctgggcacgaccccgtgtgcagaagcgtatctgtactatcaagatttccctagattctgcgaatcttagagttgaccagggccccgtgtccagtgggcacgcccccgtgctcactgagcacggggcgtgttcagccttctgttcttcttgttttgcttgggaagatgctgtcgggggtcgggcatgccacgtttgttccttttcttgtattatgttagatttagcttcctttttgcttcttttgttcatttgagctcatttaatcttgaaaaaacaaaaggaagacaaaaacacactttttccaacattagtactaaaaaagggttagttttatgtcacatttgatgtaatttatatgttgcattttgtgcacagcAGATTCCAAACTTTGTAATTGActtttagaaatgaaatgaaatccgTTATTTAATTATTGTCACTAATAGTGTTGTGAAGTCTTTTGCAAtcttgttttcgtctcactctgatgtttccgtcatcggttggggtgtgacaacaacatTCAACAAGAAAGATAGAAACACCGAACAAATGAAAGTCATCGAGATTTCAAGCACAAGGAAAGGAAATCGGATATGAAATTCCTCGATGTAAAGATCGACCACCTTGACGCCGAAGAGAAGGGAATTTACGAGAAGCTGAAAGAAAAAATAAAGGCAAAGTATCGTACTTAGTTTTGGTTTTTTTAAGCTTCGGGTTTTTAGatttccttttttttaatttatatactcttttttatttgaattatgtaatctttttttattttatttgtgtaatatttttttacataggtagtttaaaaaaattatagttttaaataataaaataataagaaaaaCTAGGTGCTACGTGTCAAATAACGCCCACTTTTCCCCGACCCGCCCCACACCCCTCGTTCCCACGCCCCGTTTCTGACGCACGCTGACGTGTCCTCCGTGTATCGAAAAATGCTCAATTTTCAAACCCTTTCCACACTGTATAGTCTAAGCCCAAATAAACGAGAAGAGTTTTTTGTAACAACGAAACTTGAAAAGGACCCTATTTTTTATTTCAATTTGGGTTTCCAAGATTGACGTCGAGCGGAAGCGAATAAATAAAAcattgtttcttaaaagaaaaaTAATTTCTAAATGAAAAATACAATACACGAGGAACCCTTTTAtagagatttttttttaattaggcAAGTTTGTCAAATTTAtgaaagggtaaattacacttttcgtcgtTTATGTTTGTACCAGATTGCAACGGATAacatttaacttcaataattacaatcacAATCCTATATTTGCAAAACTCGTTACACtgtacgtcctttagcactaacctggttaaatttttttgttaaatttattcacttaagggtattATGGTaaattttatacttttatttaaatgtttaataaataaaacaaaaaaaaaatcatataaacatCATCTTCCCCAATTTCCTAACCCTAAAATCCTAACCATCACATCTTGCCACCACCACTACATCatcccaccgccaccaccacctcatcTTGCCCCCAACGCAACTCCCCCTCTCTCCAACCTCTATACCTTCTGCTCTGTTGTTGAATTCATAATCTTTGGACTTAATATAGCAGACTAATATTTAACTACATTTACCTGTAAATTTGTTTAAGTGGGAAAAGGGAAGCATCCTTCTCACTGTTTaattcaaataaaaaaacaaaaacaaaaaaaaaaggtcAAAACTTTGTCCAACATAACTAAACATGGAACTAATTACAAATACAAATCCACACATACAAATATACTATACTAACAAATGAATTTGATTGTCAAGCTTGGATTTTTATACAATCTGATTggattttataaatatatttcatCAGGGTAATTCTATATTTACACCAATTTCAAAACCCTGATTCCAACggaagaaaataaaataaaatatactgACCTGCCCAAAACCCTGGTCAAAATTTGGACATAATAATCGATAACATCTGGTCTCCGACACATCAATATTATTCGACAACTTCGATATTCCACTCCGAAACCTCCCTCCAATCTCTGCAAAGTCTCTTCGTATCCCTAATATCCCCTCCGGAGCAGCATCTTCCAGATCTGATGGATCCGATTGGTGATTGATCGGGACAGAGGGAGGTGGAGGAGCGAGAAAGGAAGCGACACCCCATAGTTGACGAGTTAGGGTTTTTGGGATCTCTGATAAGTCTTCTTTTACGCCGCGGGTTGGTGATGAAggtgaagatgaagatgaatcaTCTTCCTGGTGAATAGGTTCCATTGATGAGCAAGGGTCTTCGTCTTCGGATGAAACCCCCAAATCCGGTGATGGAATTTggatttggtggtggtggttgtcagtagtggtggtggtggtggtggtgagatttggttaaagagagagagagagagagagagagagagagagagagctgagaTTAGATGAGATAGaattaagggcatgtttggctaagctttttgtaacaacttattgacttattggttttttgaaaagtcataagctctaaaatggtgtttggcaatGAGGGTGTATGTGAGTGGGAAAagtgacttttccaaaaagtcactccatactgacttttcaaaaagccaataagtcaataagcacttttcaaaaagcttagccaaacattgCCTAAATGTTTGTTCtaaattttaatttaattaaattgGTAAAAAGACAGAACTACCCATATATGATAGGATTTAAATGAAATTTTTAACCAAGTTAGTGGTAAAGGATGTAGGGTGTAATGGGTTTTACAAAAAAAGGaatgtgactgtaattattaaagttaaaggctatccattgcaatccgatacaaacataaaggacgaaaagtgtaatttaccctttctgAAATTACAAACAAACtgaaataaattaaaattaaCACAATAAATAAAGATTTACATCACGCTAATCAATGATTTACGTGTTATTAGCTAAAAAAGAAAAGTCTGGAAGATTGACGAAATTAGAGCCCTAAATCAAGGAATTCGAGCCTGATGCCAAGTGATCCGGATCGTCGAGGCCTTTTCATCGCCTGGTCGTAGGCCCTATAACTCCAATCGCAGCCCAAGTTACGATTGTTTAAAGGATTTTCTGCCCGGTTTCCTTTTTATCTAGTCGGTCCATGTAGGAATGCGTCAGCTCTTGGATCTGCTCCACATCAAAGATGGTTAGCACGTGCTCTTTATAGATTGAGAACTTGGATACCTTACTAAAGTACTACTTGAACACGAATTAAAAAGGCTAAACAAGTTTAATTAGTCCTTGAACCTGAGACAAAGCAAGCCAAGTTGGCTCGGTTTATTAAAAAACGAGTCGAGCATGAGCTCAAAATTTCGGTTAGACTCGATTCGGCTTATGAACAACCTTATTTTAAAACGAATATCATCCTGCGAACAACCTGTGTGTTTATATAAAAGTTTTTATTTAAGGGTCTATTTTTTTGTCGCACATGGCCTTCGAAATCCATACATGTGAAATGATGAAATTATAGAAATGGATCAAAACGGACGGTTCAGAATCCGCGAAGATGATGGATTCAGTGAATTACCGCTGAATGGTCGGTTTCTTATACTACACGACCAAAAGTGTGACACATGATTCTAGTCGCGTA comes from the Helianthus annuus cultivar XRQ/B chromosome 4, HanXRQr2.0-SUNRISE, whole genome shotgun sequence genome and includes:
- the LOC110909939 gene encoding uncharacterized protein LOC110909939; this translates as MEPIHQEDDSSSSSPSSPTRGVKEDLSEIPKTLTRQLWGVASFLAPPPPSVPINHQSDPSDLEDAAPEGILGIRRDFAEIGGRFRSGISKLSNNIDVSETRCYRLLCPNFDQGFGQ